A single window of Flavobacterium sp. 140616W15 DNA harbors:
- a CDS encoding DUF4258 domain-containing protein, translating into MKFTHRFAYYLVGLVIGCFFVGLVFSGKDTRCNYFPNARVLNDLRNKPFHYSDEASKVLAEKWIDTSDIKNTLQFGDVDFDKSNTEYKKGKLYVIEGKTLKNQKVILKVINYPGKAVLESIEKKQAD; encoded by the coding sequence ATGAAATTTACACATCGTTTTGCTTATTATTTAGTTGGTTTGGTTATTGGATGTTTCTTTGTAGGTCTTGTATTTAGTGGAAAAGATACACGTTGTAATTATTTTCCAAATGCAAGAGTTTTAAATGATTTAAGAAATAAACCATTCCACTATTCAGACGAAGCTTCTAAAGTTTTAGCAGAAAAATGGATAGATACTTCAGATATTAAAAATACATTGCAATTTGGTGATGTTGATTTTGATAAAAGCAATACAGAATATAAAAAAGGAAAATTATATGTTATTGAAGGTAAGACTTTAAAGAACCAAAAAGTAATACTTAAAGTAATTAATTATCCTGGAAAAGCTGTTCTAGAATCTATAGAAAAAAAACAAGCTGATTAG
- the tsaE gene encoding tRNA (adenosine(37)-N6)-threonylcarbamoyltransferase complex ATPase subunit type 1 TsaE, which produces MEVTFSLDQIQEVAKQILAQNPNKILLFNGEMGAGKTTLIKQLCKSLGIEDATSSPTFSLVNEYHTNDNQTVYHFDFYRLNHETEALDMGVDDYLYSGNWCFIEWSEKIPSLIPNEHSVITIELLPDGKRLLKLV; this is translated from the coding sequence ATGGAAGTTACTTTTTCGTTGGATCAAATTCAGGAAGTTGCAAAACAAATTTTAGCTCAAAACCCTAATAAAATTCTCCTTTTTAATGGAGAAATGGGTGCTGGTAAAACTACGCTAATTAAGCAGTTATGTAAAAGTCTAGGGATTGAGGATGCTACAAGCAGTCCTACTTTTTCTTTAGTTAATGAATATCATACAAATGACAATCAGACGGTTTATCATTTTGATTTTTATAGATTAAATCATGAAACAGAGGCTTTGGATATGGGAGTTGATGATTATCTATATTCAGGAAATTGGTGTTTTATAGAATGGTCCGAGAAAATCCCAAGTTTAATTCCAAATGAACATTCTGTTATTACAATTGAATTATTACCTGACGGGAAGCGTTTATTAAAATTAGTTTAA
- a CDS encoding alanine dehydrogenase → MSITITPFTKQELLPQEEKLEIGRYKRELFIGIPKETSYQERRICLTPDAVNSLTYQGHRVMIESGAGESSSYTDKEYSDAGAEVTKDTKRVFGCPMLLKVEPPTINEIKMMNPETILISAIQLKTKKKTYFEALAHKKITALAFEYIKDEDGSYPAVKSLSEIAGTASILIAAELMITDEIGKGLLFGNITGVPPTDVVILGAGTVGEFAAKTAIGLGATVKVFDNSITKLRRLQNNLNQRVFTSTIQPKALLKALRRCDVAIGAMRGKERCPIVVTETMVEHMKKGAVIVDVSIDTGGCFETSEVTTHEKPTFIKSNVLHYCVPNIPSRYSKTASLSISNIITPYLLQIAEDGGIESAIRCNKGLKNGVYVYHGILTNKAIGEWFDLPDNDINLLVF, encoded by the coding sequence ATGTCAATAACGATAACTCCATTTACGAAACAAGAATTGTTGCCTCAAGAAGAAAAACTTGAAATTGGCAGATATAAAAGAGAACTTTTTATAGGGATTCCTAAGGAAACAAGTTATCAGGAACGTCGTATTTGTTTAACACCAGATGCAGTAAATTCACTTACTTATCAGGGACATAGAGTTATGATAGAATCTGGTGCTGGCGAAAGTTCAAGTTATACAGACAAAGAATACAGTGATGCTGGAGCAGAAGTGACAAAAGATACTAAACGTGTTTTTGGCTGTCCAATGTTATTAAAGGTTGAGCCTCCGACGATTAATGAGATTAAAATGATGAATCCGGAAACAATTTTGATTTCTGCGATTCAATTAAAAACAAAGAAAAAAACTTATTTTGAAGCTTTAGCACATAAAAAAATTACTGCATTAGCATTTGAATATATAAAAGACGAAGACGGATCTTATCCTGCTGTGAAATCATTAAGTGAAATTGCAGGAACGGCATCTATATTAATTGCAGCCGAATTGATGATTACCGATGAAATTGGAAAAGGGTTGCTATTTGGTAATATTACAGGTGTTCCTCCTACTGATGTTGTAATTTTAGGAGCAGGAACGGTTGGTGAATTTGCTGCAAAAACGGCAATTGGTCTTGGAGCTACAGTTAAGGTTTTTGACAATTCGATTACTAAATTGCGCCGTTTGCAAAATAATCTAAATCAACGTGTTTTTACATCAACCATACAACCAAAAGCGTTGTTAAAAGCATTAAGACGTTGTGATGTTGCAATTGGAGCTATGCGTGGAAAAGAACGTTGTCCGATTGTTGTTACTGAAACGATGGTTGAGCATATGAAAAAAGGTGCTGTAATTGTAGATGTAAGTATTGATACTGGTGGTTGTTTTGAAACTTCAGAAGTAACCACACACGAAAAACCTACCTTTATAAAAAGTAATGTTTTACATTATTGTGTTCCTAATATTCCATCACGATATTCTAAAACTGCTTCACTTTCAATAAGTAACATTATTACACCTTATTTATTGCAAATTGCGGAAGATGGTGGAATTGAAAGTGCTATAAGATGTAATAAAGGGTTGAAAAACGGAGTTTATGTTTATCATGGAATTTTAACTAATAAAGCCATTGGCGAATGGTTTGATTTACCTGATAATGATATTAATTTACTTGTTTTCTAA